The Flexibacter flexilis DSM 6793 DNA segment GAAGTCCGCACGGTGTCAGAACTGCGCGGACTTCTTTGTATTTTAGACTGATAATCCGTATTTATTTAAACCATATTTTAATGAAAAAACAAGTCTCTGCCATTGGCTTACTGCTTTTGTCGGGCGTGGCTTTTGCCCAAAACGCAAGCGTTATTAGCAAACAAATCATTGATTATCAGGATAAAAAAGGTGTTCCTTACGCCACCGTGAATGTAAAACATACCCAAAATGCCACGTACAGCAACGAGCAAGGTATTTTTAGTATCAGTTGCCTGCCAACAGACACGCTGCATTTTTCGTCGGTGGGTTATGAGCCAACGGACATCGTAGCCAGCCAAGTGCTTAACCAACAAAATATTTTGCTCCGACAGGCCACTATTACGCTGCAAGAAGTGGTAATTACTAACCAGAAACCGCAAAAAACAAAATCCGAATGGCTTGGCTACGCGAAACGAAAAGGGAATAGCGGCTACATTGGTTTTCAGGAAGCGGCGGTATGGATTGCCAATCCTTACAAACGGCCTTTGCCTATTACTTCGGTGCGTTGCATCATAGAAAAAAAACGTAATGGCTGGATAGCACCAAATAACCCAACAGAAAAAGGGAAAATGGTAAAATTAACCAACGAAAAACTTTTGGTGCGGCTGCGGTTTTATACCAAAGACGTAAACGGGTTTCCGATAGACGAAGATATTTTGAAACAAAACGAAGTGGCAGA contains these protein-coding regions:
- a CDS encoding carboxypeptidase-like regulatory domain-containing protein, with the protein product MKKQVSAIGLLLLSGVAFAQNASVISKQIIDYQDKKGVPYATVNVKHTQNATYSNEQGIFSISCLPTDTLHFSSVGYEPTDIVASQVLNQQNILLRQATITLQEVVITNQKPQKTKSEWLGYAKRKGNSGYIGFQEAAVWIANPYKRPLPITSVRCIIEKKRNGWIAPNNPTEKGKMVKLTNEKLLVRLRFYTKDVNGFPIDEDILKQNEVAEVPTDQAFIDFDLRDLSLDLSKYGAFVALEYLGIVRQNTNEFVPYDKLTMLEKQQFHLKLVKDKKIKDDSFARDFWGKWGKAIIPGNFCFSIELEIPEE